A single region of the Felis catus isolate Fca126 chromosome F2, F.catus_Fca126_mat1.0, whole genome shotgun sequence genome encodes:
- the POP1 gene encoding ribonucleases P/MRP protein subunit POP1 isoform X1, with protein MSNAKERKHAKKMRNQPTNVTLSSGFMADRGTKHYNGGGKSFQAQKQELLPGTSRPRHTKMIHHSPVDPDVNEQSSSKIMFKKKGGWKAGLEGTSQEIPKYITASTFAQARAAEISAMLKAVTQKSSNSLVFQTLPRHMRRRAMSHNVKRLPRRLQEIAQKEAEKAVHQKKEHSKNKCHKARRCHKNRVLEFNRRQKKNIWLETHIWHAKRFHMVKKWGYCLGERPTVKSHRACYRAMTNRCLLQDLSYYCCLELKGKEEEILKALSPMCSIDTGLTFAAVYYLSGKRQGSVILYRANKYPREMLGPVTFIWKPEWTPGHTYESRQLWIWLHPTLKQDILEEIKAACQCMEPIKSTVCTPEPLLTPSQEKSQTELPDERIGKKRKRKDDGENAKPVKKVIGDGTRDPHQPYSWVSPATGIIISDLTMEMNRLRLIGPLSHSILTEALKAASVHTEGEDTEKTPHHWWIETCKNPDSVSLHHKQEAIFELLGGITSPAEIPAGTILGLTVGDPRINLPQKRSRVLPNPEKCQDNEKVRQLLLEGVPVDCAHSFIWNQAICKNVTENKISDQDLNRKRSELLVPGSQLVLGPRESKIPILLIQQPGRVTGDDRRGWGSGWDVLLPKGWGMAFWIPFVYRGARVGGLKEAVVHSQYKRSPDVPGDFPDCPAGVLFAEEQAKGLLEKYKRRPPAKRPNYVKLGTLAPFCYPWEQLTQEWESRVRAQEKSPVASSPHGEESNLKREKVPCTPTPEKSDQLSDEVGMSLSSPSEPREVMDTERPAQMGTEWVTGPAATSSLLCVLRSRKSLKQLSAWCGPSSGPRWAAQRAPSSGQQALTREACLSILDRFPRALVWVSLSLLGKGSPEPHTMICVPAKEDFLQLSQDRLYCGPHESKHSDPFKSKIRKQKEKKKIEKRQNRGCTVSEGPAGAYSAAGHHALTLGLWSGPLPDVTSHCSRVLLGFVTQGDFSMAVGCGEALGFVSLTGLLDMLSGQPAAERGLVLLRAPASLQYRFARIAVEV; from the exons CACCATTCCCCAGTTGATCCTGATGTGAATGAACAGTCTTCCtccaaaataatgtttaaaaaaaagggaggatgGAAAGCAGGTCTTGAGGGCACCTCTCAGGAGATTCCCAAGTATATAACTG CTTCTACTTTTGCTCAAGCCCGAGCTGCTGAAATCAGTGCTATGTTGAAAGCAGTGACCCAGAAATCTTCTAATTCACTGGTTTTCCAGACGCTGCCCCGGCACATGAGACGGAGAGCCATGAGCCACAATGTCAAACGCCTTCCCAGGCGGTTGCAGGAAATCGCCCAGAAAGAG GCAGAGAAAGCAGTGCAccagaaaaaagaacattcaaaaaataaatgccataaagCTCGAAGATGTCACAAAAACCGGGTGCTAGAATTTAACCGTAGACAAAAGAAGAACATATGGTTAGAGACTCACATCTGGCACGCCAAACGGTTTCACATGGTCAAGAAGTGGGGCTACTGTCTCGGGGAGAGGCCGACAGTCAAGAGCCACAGAGCCTGCTACCGAGCCATGACAAACCGTTGCCTTCTCCAG GATCTATCCTACTACTGTTGTTTGGAGCTGAagggcaaagaggaagaaatactgAAGGCACTTTCTCCAATGTGTAGCATAGACACAG GACTGACTTTCGCAGCAGTTTACTACTTGTCTGGAAAACGCCAAGGTAGTGTCATACTTTACCGGGCAAATAAATACCCTAGAGAGATGCTGGGGCCTGTTACGTTTATTTGGAAGCCTGAGTGGACCCCTGGTCACACTTATGAGAGCAGGCAGTTATGGATCTGGCTTCATCCAACTCTGAAACAG gatattttagaggaaataaaagcagCGTGCCAGTGTATGGAACCCATCAAATCAACTGTTTGTACCCCGGAGCCCCTGCTGACACCATCGCAGGAAAAAAGCCAAACGGAACTACCTGATGAGAGAATTGGCAAGAAAAGAAAACGGAAAGATGATGGAGAAAATGCTAAACCAGTTAAAAAAGTCATCGGTGACGGAACTAGAGATCCACATCAACCATATTCTTGGGTCTCTCCAGCCACAGGCATTATAATCAG TGATTTGACGATGGAGATGAACAGGCTCCGGTTGATCGGTCCACTTTCCCACTCCATCCTAACTGAGGCACTAAAAGCTGCTTCTGTCCATACC GagggagaggacacagagaagacACCTCACCATTGGTGGATTGAAACCTGTAAGAATCCTGATAGCGTTTCCCTTCATCACAAACAAGAAGCCATTTTTGAATTGTTGGGAG gaATAACATCACCAGCAGAAATTCCAGCCGGTACTATTTTGGGACTGACAGTTGGGGATCCTCGAATAAATTTGCCTCAAAAGAGGTCCAGAGTTTTGCCCAACCCAGAAAAATGCCAAG ATAATGAGAAAGTTAGACAGCTGCTTCTGGAGGGTGTGCCTGTGGACTGTGCGCATAGCTTTATTTGGAACCAAGCTATCTGTAAGAATGTCACAGAGAATAAAATCTCGGATCAG GATTTAAACCGGAAGAGAAGTGAATTGTTGGTGCCCGGGTCACAGCTTGTTTTAGGTCCCCGTGAATCCAAGATACCTATACTTTTGATTCAACAGCCAGGAAGGGTGACTGGTGACGACCGACGAGGCTGGGGAAGTGGCTGGGATGTCCTGCTCCCAAAGGGCTGGGGCATGGCTTTCTGGATTCCATTT GTCTATCGAGGTGCAAGAGTTGGTGGGTTAAAAGAGGCTGTGGTGCATTCTCAGTATAAAAGATCGCCTGACGTCCCTGGTGATTTCCCAGACTGCCCTGCTGGGGTTCTTTTTGCTGAAGAGCAAGCCAAGGGTCTCCTTGAAAAGTACAAAAG GCGCCCTCCTGCAAAACGGCCCAACTATGTTAAGCTTGGCACTCTGGCACCTTTCTGCTATCCCTGGGAGCAGTTAACTCAAGAGTGGGAATCAAGAGTCCGGGCCCAAGAGAAATCACCTGTAGCTTCCTCTCCACATGGCGAGGAGAGTAACTTGAAAAGAGAGAAGGTGCCTTGTACCCCCACGCCTGAAAAATCCGATCAGCTGTCTGATGAAGTGGGCATGTCTCTGAGCAGCCCCAGCGAGCCCAGAGAAGTGATGGACACAGAGCGTCCAGCCCAGATGGGGACTGAGTGGGTAACAGGACCAGCTGCCACCAGCAGTCTCCTCTGCGTTCTTAG GAGTAGAAAATCACTGAAGCAGCTGTCAGCCTGGTGTGGGCCCAGTTCTGGACCCCGTTGGGCAGCCCAGCGAGCTCCCAGCAGCGGGCAGCAAGCATTGACCAGAGAGGCCTGCCTGTCCATCTTGGACCGTTTCCCCAGGGCCCTGGTATGGGTCAGCCTGTCCCTGCTGGGGAAGGGCAGCCCCGAGCCGCACACCATGATCTGTGTTCCAGCCAAGGAGGATTTCCTCCAGCTCAGTCAGGATCGGCTGTACTGTGGGCCCCACGAATCCAAGCACAGTGACCCATTCAAGAGCAAGATCcggaaacagaaagagaagaagaaaatagagaagaggCAGAACCGAGGGTGCACTGTGTCTGAGGGTCCTGCCGGGGCATACTCTGCGGCTGGGCACCACGCTCTGACCCTGGGCTTGTGGTCAGGCCCTCTCCCGGATGTGACTTCTCATTGCTCCAGAGTTCTCCTTGGCTTTGTCACCCAGGGAGATTTCTCCATGGCTGTGGGCTGTGGAGAAGCCCTGGGGTTTGTTAGCTTGACGGGTCTGCTGGATATGCTGTCCGGCCAGCCAGCCGCAGAGAGGGGCCTAGTGTTGCTGAGGGCCCCTGCCTCTTTGCAGTATCGGTTTGCGAGAATTGCCGTGGAGGTGTGA
- the POP1 gene encoding ribonucleases P/MRP protein subunit POP1 isoform X2, which produces MSNAKERKHAKKMRNQPTNVTLSSGFMADRGTKHYNGGGKSFQAQKQELLPGTSRPRHTKMIHHSPVDPDVNEQSSSKIMFKKKGGWKAGLEGTSQEIPKYITASTFAQARAAEISAMLKAVTQKSSNSLVFQTLPRHMRRRAMSHNVKRLPRRLQEIAQKEAEKAVHQKKEHSKNKCHKARRCHKNRVLEFNRRQKKNIWLETHIWHAKRFHMVKKWGYCLGERPTVKSHRACYRAMTNRCLLQDLSYYCCLELKGKEEEILKALSPMCSIDTGLTFAAVYYLSGKRQGSVILYRANKYPREMLGPVTFIWKPEWTPGHTYESRQLWIWLHPTLKQDILEEIKAACQCMEPIKSTVCTPEPLLTPSQEKSQTELPDERIGKKRKRKDDGENAKPVKKVIGDGTRDPHQPYSWVSPATGIIISDLTMEMNRLRLIGPLSHSILTEALKAASVHTEGEDTEKTPHHWWIETCKNPDSVSLHHKQEAIFELLGGITSPAEIPAGTILGLTVGDPRINLPQKRSRVLPNPEKCQDNEKVRQLLLEGVPVDCAHSFIWNQAICKNVTENKISDQPGRVTGDDRRGWGSGWDVLLPKGWGMAFWIPFVYRGARVGGLKEAVVHSQYKRSPDVPGDFPDCPAGVLFAEEQAKGLLEKYKRRPPAKRPNYVKLGTLAPFCYPWEQLTQEWESRVRAQEKSPVASSPHGEESNLKREKVPCTPTPEKSDQLSDEVGMSLSSPSEPREVMDTERPAQMGTEWVTGPAATSSLLCVLRSRKSLKQLSAWCGPSSGPRWAAQRAPSSGQQALTREACLSILDRFPRALVWVSLSLLGKGSPEPHTMICVPAKEDFLQLSQDRLYCGPHESKHSDPFKSKIRKQKEKKKIEKRQNRGCTVSEGPAGAYSAAGHHALTLGLWSGPLPDVTSHCSRVLLGFVTQGDFSMAVGCGEALGFVSLTGLLDMLSGQPAAERGLVLLRAPASLQYRFARIAVEV; this is translated from the exons CACCATTCCCCAGTTGATCCTGATGTGAATGAACAGTCTTCCtccaaaataatgtttaaaaaaaagggaggatgGAAAGCAGGTCTTGAGGGCACCTCTCAGGAGATTCCCAAGTATATAACTG CTTCTACTTTTGCTCAAGCCCGAGCTGCTGAAATCAGTGCTATGTTGAAAGCAGTGACCCAGAAATCTTCTAATTCACTGGTTTTCCAGACGCTGCCCCGGCACATGAGACGGAGAGCCATGAGCCACAATGTCAAACGCCTTCCCAGGCGGTTGCAGGAAATCGCCCAGAAAGAG GCAGAGAAAGCAGTGCAccagaaaaaagaacattcaaaaaataaatgccataaagCTCGAAGATGTCACAAAAACCGGGTGCTAGAATTTAACCGTAGACAAAAGAAGAACATATGGTTAGAGACTCACATCTGGCACGCCAAACGGTTTCACATGGTCAAGAAGTGGGGCTACTGTCTCGGGGAGAGGCCGACAGTCAAGAGCCACAGAGCCTGCTACCGAGCCATGACAAACCGTTGCCTTCTCCAG GATCTATCCTACTACTGTTGTTTGGAGCTGAagggcaaagaggaagaaatactgAAGGCACTTTCTCCAATGTGTAGCATAGACACAG GACTGACTTTCGCAGCAGTTTACTACTTGTCTGGAAAACGCCAAGGTAGTGTCATACTTTACCGGGCAAATAAATACCCTAGAGAGATGCTGGGGCCTGTTACGTTTATTTGGAAGCCTGAGTGGACCCCTGGTCACACTTATGAGAGCAGGCAGTTATGGATCTGGCTTCATCCAACTCTGAAACAG gatattttagaggaaataaaagcagCGTGCCAGTGTATGGAACCCATCAAATCAACTGTTTGTACCCCGGAGCCCCTGCTGACACCATCGCAGGAAAAAAGCCAAACGGAACTACCTGATGAGAGAATTGGCAAGAAAAGAAAACGGAAAGATGATGGAGAAAATGCTAAACCAGTTAAAAAAGTCATCGGTGACGGAACTAGAGATCCACATCAACCATATTCTTGGGTCTCTCCAGCCACAGGCATTATAATCAG TGATTTGACGATGGAGATGAACAGGCTCCGGTTGATCGGTCCACTTTCCCACTCCATCCTAACTGAGGCACTAAAAGCTGCTTCTGTCCATACC GagggagaggacacagagaagacACCTCACCATTGGTGGATTGAAACCTGTAAGAATCCTGATAGCGTTTCCCTTCATCACAAACAAGAAGCCATTTTTGAATTGTTGGGAG gaATAACATCACCAGCAGAAATTCCAGCCGGTACTATTTTGGGACTGACAGTTGGGGATCCTCGAATAAATTTGCCTCAAAAGAGGTCCAGAGTTTTGCCCAACCCAGAAAAATGCCAAG ATAATGAGAAAGTTAGACAGCTGCTTCTGGAGGGTGTGCCTGTGGACTGTGCGCATAGCTTTATTTGGAACCAAGCTATCTGTAAGAATGTCACAGAGAATAAAATCTCGGATCAG CCAGGAAGGGTGACTGGTGACGACCGACGAGGCTGGGGAAGTGGCTGGGATGTCCTGCTCCCAAAGGGCTGGGGCATGGCTTTCTGGATTCCATTT GTCTATCGAGGTGCAAGAGTTGGTGGGTTAAAAGAGGCTGTGGTGCATTCTCAGTATAAAAGATCGCCTGACGTCCCTGGTGATTTCCCAGACTGCCCTGCTGGGGTTCTTTTTGCTGAAGAGCAAGCCAAGGGTCTCCTTGAAAAGTACAAAAG GCGCCCTCCTGCAAAACGGCCCAACTATGTTAAGCTTGGCACTCTGGCACCTTTCTGCTATCCCTGGGAGCAGTTAACTCAAGAGTGGGAATCAAGAGTCCGGGCCCAAGAGAAATCACCTGTAGCTTCCTCTCCACATGGCGAGGAGAGTAACTTGAAAAGAGAGAAGGTGCCTTGTACCCCCACGCCTGAAAAATCCGATCAGCTGTCTGATGAAGTGGGCATGTCTCTGAGCAGCCCCAGCGAGCCCAGAGAAGTGATGGACACAGAGCGTCCAGCCCAGATGGGGACTGAGTGGGTAACAGGACCAGCTGCCACCAGCAGTCTCCTCTGCGTTCTTAG GAGTAGAAAATCACTGAAGCAGCTGTCAGCCTGGTGTGGGCCCAGTTCTGGACCCCGTTGGGCAGCCCAGCGAGCTCCCAGCAGCGGGCAGCAAGCATTGACCAGAGAGGCCTGCCTGTCCATCTTGGACCGTTTCCCCAGGGCCCTGGTATGGGTCAGCCTGTCCCTGCTGGGGAAGGGCAGCCCCGAGCCGCACACCATGATCTGTGTTCCAGCCAAGGAGGATTTCCTCCAGCTCAGTCAGGATCGGCTGTACTGTGGGCCCCACGAATCCAAGCACAGTGACCCATTCAAGAGCAAGATCcggaaacagaaagagaagaagaaaatagagaagaggCAGAACCGAGGGTGCACTGTGTCTGAGGGTCCTGCCGGGGCATACTCTGCGGCTGGGCACCACGCTCTGACCCTGGGCTTGTGGTCAGGCCCTCTCCCGGATGTGACTTCTCATTGCTCCAGAGTTCTCCTTGGCTTTGTCACCCAGGGAGATTTCTCCATGGCTGTGGGCTGTGGAGAAGCCCTGGGGTTTGTTAGCTTGACGGGTCTGCTGGATATGCTGTCCGGCCAGCCAGCCGCAGAGAGGGGCCTAGTGTTGCTGAGGGCCCCTGCCTCTTTGCAGTATCGGTTTGCGAGAATTGCCGTGGAGGTGTGA